A window of the Acidovorax sp. YS12 genome harbors these coding sequences:
- a CDS encoding YggL family protein, with amino-acid sequence MALPPNKQRSRRLRKKMHLDEFQEFGFEYELSLKEDLTTGQEDALMDRFVTELLAPRFLAAAGWVLEGFVTTYHRGSATDEDRAATLAWFRAQPEVNEASVSELKDAWYVED; translated from the coding sequence ATGGCATTGCCACCAAACAAGCAACGCAGCCGCCGCCTTCGCAAGAAGATGCATCTGGACGAATTCCAGGAGTTTGGCTTTGAGTACGAGCTCAGCCTGAAGGAAGACCTGACAACCGGGCAGGAAGATGCCCTGATGGACCGCTTCGTGACCGAGTTGCTGGCTCCACGTTTCCTGGCCGCTGCAGGCTGGGTGCTCGAAGGCTTTGTGACCACCTACCATCGCGGTAGCGCCACTGACGAAGACCGTGCAGCCACCCTGGCCTGGTTCCGGGCCCAGCCCGAAGTGAATGAAGCCAGCGTGAGCGAACTCAAGGATGCCTGGTACGTCGAAGATTGA